CCTTGCTCTGCTTAAAATGACTTTCTTGTTAAACCTGAACATGCATAAATATTGCTGTTCAGTAATAAATGTTTCAAACAAAGAAACGAAAACAGGAGATATCGTTTGACTTGGGAAGGTAATAGGTGATTTACCTAGTTAAATCAGCCTAAATGAGGTGAAATCCTATATGAAAGCGTTTTTACAAACAAGATATGCTATTGTATGATTGGTTCGAAATGAAGCGCTTCCAAGTTATGGGATTGTCTAATTCGACGAAATAAGATAAGAATTACGGTCCTGTGGCAGCTTTTTTGCAATCGTTTGCACAAACTGCCGAACTTGATCGCTTCAACTCAAAAATTAAGGGAATTGAACACGAAAGGGGCTAAAGAAATTGAAGATGAAAAAGTTTGTCACTCTCGCCGCTGCGTTCACAATGGTTCTTTCCATTACGGCCTGCGGGTCCGGCAATAACGAAGCGAATTCCACCCAAACGAGTGCGCCTACAGAAAGCGCTTCCGATTCTGGGGGTACGAACACAGGATCAGTGTCTTCTCAAATCGCACCCGAAGACGGAGCTGCTTTGACGGTATGGGAAAGTAAAGAAGAAAGGGCGTTCACCGAGCAAATCGCCAAGGAATTTACCCAAAAATATAATGTACCGGTCAAAATCGAAGAAGTGTCTCCAGCCGATCAAGTAACGAAGTTGTCTCAGGACGGTCCTTCGGGATTGGGGGCGGATGTTATCGTTATTCCGCATGACAATCTCGGCAAAGCGGTAGCCGCGAGTCTTATCCTTCCAAACGATGTGTTTGCCGAGGAAACCAAAAAGAACAACACCGAGGCCGCGATTACAGGAGCCAGCTTCGAGGGAGAACTGTACGGCTACCCGCGCTCCGCCGAGACCTACGCCCTGTATTACAACAAATCACTGGTGAAGGAAGCCCCGAAGTCTTTTGACGATGTACTTGCTTTCAGCAAGACGTTCACGGACAAATCGAAGAATAAATACGGGATTATGTGGGAAGTCGGCAACCTGTATTTTAACTATATGTTTATCGCTTCGACGGGCGGTTATGTCTACGGCGATAACGGCACAAACAAGGACGATATTGGCCTGAACTCCGATCAAGCCATTGAAGGCTTGAAAGCCTTTGTCAAAATAAAAGAGGCTCTGCCGATTAAGAGCGGGGATATCAACCCGGATATTAAGCGCAGCCTGTTCAATTCCGGAGACGTAGCCATGGATATTAACGGTCCGTGGGAACTGGCCGGTTATAAACAAGCACTTGGAGACAAGTTGGGTATAGCTCCACTGCCTACGGTTGACGGTAAAACGGCGGTTTCATTCTCCGGCATCAAAATCTACGGAGTTAATGCCTATTCGCAGTATCCGAATGCAGCCAAATTGTATGCTGAGTTCGCTACCGGCAAAGATGCCCAGCTTCTGCTGAATAAGCTTATCGGCTCCATCCCGACGAACAAGGAAGCTTTAGAGGACCCGCAAGTTAAGGATGATCCTTATGTGTCGGCCTTTGCCGAACAAGCGAAGAATTCCCAGCCTATGCCGTCCATACCGGAGATGAGCAATGTGTGGAGCCCGGCCAACGCGGCGCTGCCGGAAATTTGGGATAAAAATGCCGATCCGAAGGCGGCAATGGACAAAGCGGTTCAGCAAATCAAGGATTTAAACAATGGAGCCGCAGCTCAATAATCTGTGGATAAAAGGAATCACTATCGCCCGCCGCGCCAAGCCTGGCGGGCGATATAAATTCCCCGGGAGAGGAGAGCGGAGAAGGATGCGGCGACAACGCGCAACAGCCACGATACTGTCGACGATTTTTATGGGACTCGGACAAATATACAACCGCCAATTCGTTAAAGGTATCATTTTATTAATGATTGAATCGGCTTGTATCTATTATTTTGTCGGAAATTTGGGAAGAGCCTTGTGGGGGATCGTCACTTTGGGAGATACGCCCAACCATTTGGCAAAAGTGAACGGTATCACGAAAATGGTGCCCGGAGACCATTCCATTTATATTTTGATTCAGAGCTTGATTACCTTGTTTATTCTAATTTTGTTTCTGATCGCCTGGTTTATGAACATCAGGGATGCATTCCAAACCGCCAAGAAGCGGGAAGCCGGAATTGCGGTTAACAATTTCAAACAATCATTCCGCTATGTAAAGGATTATAAATTTGCGGAAACCTTTCTGATTCTTCCCGCGGTCGGTATCCTGTTCTTCACCATTATGCCGATTATCTTCATGATCCTGATTGCCTTTACGAACTATTCCGCCCCCTCGCACGTTCCGCCGGCGAAGCTTGTGGATTGGGTCGGCTTCGAAACATTCCGCAATTTACTCGCACTGAAGACATGGAGCCATACTTTTTACGGGGTCCTGACCTGGACAATCATATGGGCAATTTTATCGACGGTTACAACCTATTTCGGAGGTCTGCTGGTAGCATTGCTGATCAGCCAGCAGGGTATAAGATTCAAGGGTTTCTGGAGAGCGATTCTGATTATTCCGTATGCTGTTCCGCAGCTGATCTCCCTGCTGCTCATGCGTAATCTGTTCAATGGGCAATTCGGCCCGATCAATCAATACCTGAGATATTTCGGACTTGGCGGGCTGCCGTGGCTAACCGATCCATTTTGGGCCAAGGTAACTGTAATCATTGTGAATATGTGGGTTGGCATACCGGTGTCCATGCTGCTGATTATGGGCGTTCTTACCACGATTCCGCGGGATATGTACGAAGCGGCTGAGGTAGACG
This region of Paenibacillus sp. URB8-2 genomic DNA includes:
- a CDS encoding sugar ABC transporter substrate-binding protein yields the protein MKMKKFVTLAAAFTMVLSITACGSGNNEANSTQTSAPTESASDSGGTNTGSVSSQIAPEDGAALTVWESKEERAFTEQIAKEFTQKYNVPVKIEEVSPADQVTKLSQDGPSGLGADVIVIPHDNLGKAVAASLILPNDVFAEETKKNNTEAAITGASFEGELYGYPRSAETYALYYNKSLVKEAPKSFDDVLAFSKTFTDKSKNKYGIMWEVGNLYFNYMFIASTGGYVYGDNGTNKDDIGLNSDQAIEGLKAFVKIKEALPIKSGDINPDIKRSLFNSGDVAMDINGPWELAGYKQALGDKLGIAPLPTVDGKTAVSFSGIKIYGVNAYSQYPNAAKLYAEFATGKDAQLLLNKLIGSIPTNKEALEDPQVKDDPYVSAFAEQAKNSQPMPSIPEMSNVWSPANAALPEIWDKNADPKAAMDKAVQQIKDLNNGAAAQ
- a CDS encoding carbohydrate ABC transporter permease gives rise to the protein MRRQRATATILSTIFMGLGQIYNRQFVKGIILLMIESACIYYFVGNLGRALWGIVTLGDTPNHLAKVNGITKMVPGDHSIYILIQSLITLFILILFLIAWFMNIRDAFQTAKKREAGIAVNNFKQSFRYVKDYKFAETFLILPAVGILFFTIMPIIFMILIAFTNYSAPSHVPPAKLVDWVGFETFRNLLALKTWSHTFYGVLTWTIIWAILSTVTTYFGGLLVALLISQQGIRFKGFWRAILIIPYAVPQLISLLLMRNLFNGQFGPINQYLRYFGLGGLPWLTDPFWAKVTVIIVNMWVGIPVSMLLIMGVLTTIPRDMYEAAEVDGASNFQKFRIVTLPMVLFTTAPTLITQFAGNINNFNAIFLLTGGNPVNGNYQYAGSTDLLVTWLYKLTLDQNKNNMAAAVGIIIFIIIASFSIYNYRRTNSFKQEDMIQ